In Anaerolineae bacterium, a single genomic region encodes these proteins:
- a CDS encoding O-antigen ligase family protein, with product MTPLRSARSWLVQHPLVWQAALAAGALAAGLALALLPLPKLPLALGLVGAAVLAAGIWLSLRSRRPVEWAFLAFVFLMPATRFSLLEMGFSLQANYAALAVTTLFLLCRAALLARPLWWPRSRVHTAVILLTLVIAASFFLSAQVPPGEYRGEVRYVRSAKQIAQFLLMVITYAVVVLAVQDRRLFRRAVIILILSTLAVSLYGIYQFIAYPLGLPGVDLFPQSASFGASRQWAIPLAGGRFLRIWSVASEPVWFGDFLSGAIPLIFALLAGRALRESRWQWLLWAALGAAGLALLLTFARSAYLAVLVGGVVVLAFAPRFLARAGIALAGVASVIVIISLILSQMPVTEQASLLQAVSDRFISPFQEENFGNIHRTTAIATSWAMFLDRPWGVGYGNYGFFFYDYMPDWGKAITDAYPDAFPVMSGSIILRFLTETGVPGLLAFIWLVIAVTLEGIEAIRAWRRQGDRFMRMASLGLLAGFLALIARLTMADSIHFTYQWFYIAMIVAAARLARRPSPDPASHEVA from the coding sequence ATGACGCCGCTGAGGAGCGCGCGCTCCTGGCTGGTACAGCACCCTTTGGTGTGGCAGGCGGCGCTGGCGGCCGGCGCGCTGGCCGCCGGGCTGGCGCTGGCACTCCTGCCCCTGCCCAAACTGCCCCTGGCCCTGGGGCTTGTGGGAGCGGCGGTATTGGCCGCCGGCATATGGCTTTCTCTGCGCAGTCGGAGGCCGGTCGAATGGGCGTTCCTGGCCTTCGTCTTCCTGATGCCGGCGACGCGCTTTTCCCTGCTCGAAATGGGCTTCAGCCTCCAGGCCAACTACGCGGCCCTGGCCGTGACCACCCTTTTCCTGCTCTGCCGGGCGGCTCTCCTGGCTCGCCCTCTGTGGTGGCCGCGATCGCGGGTCCACACCGCCGTGATCCTGCTGACGCTGGTCATCGCCGCATCCTTTTTCCTCTCCGCCCAGGTGCCGCCCGGGGAATATCGCGGCGAGGTGCGCTATGTCCGCAGTGCCAAGCAGATCGCCCAGTTCCTGCTGATGGTCATCACCTACGCCGTGGTGGTGCTGGCCGTGCAGGACCGCCGGCTCTTTCGGCGCGCCGTCATCATCCTCATCCTCTCCACCCTGGCGGTCTCGCTGTACGGCATCTACCAGTTTATCGCCTACCCGCTCGGACTGCCGGGCGTGGACCTGTTCCCGCAAAGCGCATCGTTCGGGGCTTCCCGGCAGTGGGCCATCCCGCTGGCCGGCGGCCGCTTCCTGCGCATCTGGTCCGTCGCCTCGGAGCCGGTATGGTTCGGCGACTTCCTGAGCGGTGCCATCCCGCTGATCTTTGCCCTGCTCGCCGGCCGCGCCCTGCGGGAAAGCAGGTGGCAGTGGCTGTTGTGGGCGGCGCTGGGGGCCGCCGGCCTGGCACTCCTGCTGACCTTCGCCCGCAGTGCTTACCTGGCGGTGCTGGTGGGCGGCGTTGTGGTGCTGGCCTTTGCCCCGCGCTTTCTGGCGCGTGCCGGCATCGCCCTGGCCGGCGTCGCCAGCGTCATCGTGATCATCAGCCTGATCCTGTCGCAGATGCCCGTCACGGAACAGGCCTCCCTGCTCCAGGCGGTCAGCGACCGCTTCATCTCCCCCTTCCAGGAGGAGAACTTCGGCAACATCCACCGCACCACCGCCATCGCGACATCTTGGGCCATGTTCCTGGACCGTCCCTGGGGCGTCGGCTACGGCAACTACGGCTTTTTCTTCTACGACTATATGCCCGATTGGGGAAAGGCGATTACCGACGCCTATCCCGATGCCTTCCCGGTGATGAGCGGTAGTATCATCCTGCGCTTCCTGACCGAGACGGGCGTTCCCGGCCTGCTGGCCTTCATCTGGTTGGTCATTGCCGTCACGCTGGAGGGGATCGAGGCCATCCGGGCTTGGCGCCGGCAGGGCGACCGCTTCATGCGCATGGCGTCCCTCGGCCTGCTGGCCGGCTTCCTGGCCCTTATCGCCCGTCTGACCATGGCCGATTCCATCCACTTCACCTATCAGTGGTTTTACATCGCGATGATCGTGGCGGCCGCCCGCCTGGCACGCCGCCCCTCCCCTGACCCCGCTTCCCATGAGGTGGCCTGA
- a CDS encoding glycosyltransferase, which translates to MESEPKRILFLNSRSEYGGADMGLLTIVQNLDQRRFTPLVVLPHPGPLVGELEAAGARVIYLDLCRLERLASPRDIWEFGRRFISSTIQLMRLIRRERAALVYTNSSAIPVGALAARLSGIPNVWHIREIWTSPRWLTRTLYRYIALMADRIITITYAVAVANFRDVGGKIRVIYDGVDRRRFENLAARAAGVRQQYDLRESWPIVTSVARMVPQKGLDTLVEAAHRLNEAGIRAYFCLAGDIPRTMYQSYKDALRRRIEAYHLEDSVRLLGWIEDVPALLAASDVVVLASAGPEGAGLIIPEAWLAGAPVVVPNHSGPLELVRHGETGLHFRAGDADDLAAQIGALLADAELRSRLAQAGRQVALTRHDAQANTTRLESVLDELLRPGRMPADD; encoded by the coding sequence ATGGAAAGCGAGCCAAAACGCATCCTGTTCCTGAACTCCCGCTCTGAGTACGGCGGGGCGGATATGGGGTTATTGACCATCGTCCAGAACCTGGACCAGCGCCGCTTTACGCCGTTGGTGGTGCTTCCCCACCCCGGCCCGTTGGTGGGTGAGCTGGAGGCCGCCGGCGCGCGCGTCATCTACCTGGACCTGTGCCGGCTGGAGCGCCTTGCCAGCCCGCGGGACATCTGGGAATTCGGCCGGCGCTTCATCTCCAGCACCATTCAGCTTATGCGCCTCATCCGCAGGGAACGCGCCGCACTGGTATACACCAACTCGAGCGCGATCCCCGTGGGCGCACTGGCCGCCCGGCTCAGCGGCATTCCCAACGTCTGGCACATACGGGAAATATGGACCTCGCCGCGCTGGCTGACGCGCACCCTGTACCGCTATATCGCGCTGATGGCCGACCGCATCATCACTATCACGTACGCTGTGGCGGTGGCCAATTTCCGCGATGTGGGCGGCAAAATCCGCGTCATCTATGACGGGGTGGACCGCCGGCGTTTCGAGAACCTGGCCGCGCGCGCCGCCGGCGTGCGCCAGCAGTACGACCTGAGGGAATCATGGCCTATCGTCACCTCAGTGGCGCGCATGGTGCCGCAGAAAGGGCTGGACACACTGGTGGAGGCCGCCCACCGGCTGAACGAGGCCGGCATCCGCGCCTATTTCTGCCTGGCCGGCGATATCCCCCGCACCATGTACCAATCGTACAAAGATGCACTGCGCCGGCGCATCGAGGCGTATCATCTGGAGGATTCCGTGCGTCTTTTAGGATGGATCGAGGATGTGCCGGCCCTGTTGGCCGCCTCGGACGTGGTGGTGCTGGCATCGGCCGGACCGGAGGGCGCCGGCCTCATTATCCCCGAGGCCTGGCTGGCCGGCGCTCCCGTCGTCGTGCCGAACCATTCCGGTCCGCTGGAGCTGGTGCGGCATGGGGAGACCGGCCTGCACTTTCGCGCCGGCGACGCCGATGACCTGGCCGCGCAGATCGGTGCGCTCCTGGCCGATGCGGAACTGCGCTCGCGCCTGGCCCAGGCCGGCCGGCAGGTCGCCCTGACGCGGCACGACGCGCAGGCCAATACGACTCGCTTGGAATCCGTCCTGGACGAACTTCTGCGCCCTGGGAGAATGCCGGCGGATGATTGA